From the genome of uncultured Pseudodesulfovibrio sp., one region includes:
- a CDS encoding PilZ domain-containing protein, which yields MDIAVGDSIILEVSTFEDRFLCMVAGLKADGRLMAFADLPDAVKQRLKTDNAALVRYAFDGKLLGFNTRILNTLDTPGTILELAAPEKVFNAEERCEPRCSCSFPAFVVNGAAAARGVLEDMSASCTRVRFMTDGEDDLPSKPGGSVRLTFHPFDMAGDGISVGCTVIKTFLKDHVHYAVLMFNNDEPDARKRISGFIEAQVCCRIPGV from the coding sequence ATGGACATCGCAGTGGGCGACAGCATCATTCTGGAGGTCTCCACTTTCGAGGACCGTTTCCTCTGCATGGTCGCCGGGCTCAAGGCCGACGGTCGGTTGATGGCCTTTGCCGATCTGCCCGATGCGGTCAAGCAAAGGCTGAAGACCGACAATGCCGCTCTGGTCCGTTACGCTTTTGACGGCAAGCTGCTCGGCTTCAACACCCGAATCCTGAACACCCTGGACACGCCGGGCACCATCCTCGAGTTGGCCGCCCCTGAAAAGGTCTTCAATGCCGAGGAGCGCTGCGAGCCGCGCTGCTCTTGCTCGTTTCCGGCCTTCGTGGTCAATGGCGCCGCCGCTGCGAGAGGGGTTTTGGAAGACATGTCCGCCAGCTGTACCCGCGTCCGGTTCATGACCGACGGTGAGGACGACCTTCCTTCAAAGCCGGGCGGGAGTGTGCGCCTGACCTTTCATCCCTTCGACATGGCCGGTGACGGTATCTCCGTGGGATGCACCGTGATCAAGACCTTCTTGAAGGACCATGTGCATTATGCGGTGCTCATGTTCAACAACGATGAACCGGATGCCCGCAAGCGGATATCCGGTTTCATCGAGGCCCAGGTTTGCTGTCGCATTCCCGGGGTATAG
- a CDS encoding potassium:proton antiporter, with protein MLKTLGILAWGGCLLTLAWQGAAWVVTGTWTSITLMDVFGKLFGLNLLTLARELPLDIAAKAAYVLFTTELTLFLWWAGVAMFGLMFALGMIGRK; from the coding sequence ATGCTCAAAACACTCGGGATTCTCGCCTGGGGCGGATGCCTGCTGACCCTTGCCTGGCAGGGGGCGGCCTGGGTCGTCACAGGGACCTGGACTTCCATAACCCTCATGGACGTCTTCGGCAAACTCTTCGGCCTCAACCTGCTGACGCTTGCCCGTGAGTTGCCTCTGGATATCGCTGCCAAAGCCGCTTACGTGCTCTTCACTACGGAACTCACCCTCTTTTTATGGTGGGCAGGGGTCGCCATGTTCGGCCTGATGTTCGCCCTCGGGATGATTGGCCGAAAATAA
- a CDS encoding cytochrome c3 family protein — protein sequence MTGILFLAALGGYLVPAGSQGPPVRVLLENKGGKVILNHAQHIGDMDGRCADCHHTSGNDPNPPACSTCHVAKFGNEFAAAHQITLNEKQCASCHHAKATIAKFDHAEHADDYASDDCRACHHSEDIEPTPQACSNCHTDGSDARPSLRDATHTKCADCHDELFKEGAVGCTRCHERKAEPTAKADYEACADCHATPTDQLIPTTMAAFHSQCQGCHEENGSGPFGDDACYQCHMK from the coding sequence GTGACCGGCATCCTTTTTCTTGCCGCCCTGGGCGGCTATCTGGTGCCTGCCGGATCGCAAGGACCGCCGGTCAGGGTGCTTCTGGAGAACAAAGGCGGAAAGGTTATCCTGAACCACGCCCAGCACATCGGTGATATGGATGGCCGGTGCGCTGACTGTCACCACACTTCCGGGAACGACCCGAATCCGCCCGCCTGCTCCACCTGCCATGTGGCCAAATTCGGCAATGAATTCGCCGCTGCGCACCAAATAACGCTGAATGAAAAACAGTGCGCGTCCTGCCATCACGCCAAAGCGACCATCGCAAAATTCGACCACGCCGAACACGCTGACGACTACGCTTCCGACGACTGCCGGGCATGCCACCACAGTGAGGACATAGAGCCCACTCCACAGGCCTGCTCCAATTGCCACACAGACGGCAGCGACGCCCGCCCGAGCCTGCGCGACGCGACACACACCAAATGTGCGGACTGTCATGACGAGCTCTTTAAGGAAGGCGCCGTCGGCTGCACCCGTTGCCATGAACGCAAGGCCGAACCGACAGCCAAAGCGGACTACGAAGCCTGTGCCGACTGCCACGCCACGCCCACGGATCAGCTGATTCCCACGACCATGGCCGCCTTCCACAGCCAATGCCAGGGCTGCCACGAGGAGAACGGCTCCGGACCCTTCGGCGACGACGCCTGCTACCAATGCCACATGAAATAA
- a CDS encoding electron transporter RnfC, with product MSNFNFSLLCGETGPLTTASRPDRLRLSLEGSTPILAVGDQVLAGTKVAVGNGPDKGDLHAPLAGTIIELEPYSMLIEVDNGGKAEPHAPCAEGGGPLRQWLKSMGVDVGALYKTPTLILNGVPPEPGISVFEPLLRDYRKTLEMGLEAVQKVVEPTKIFLVAAKGNRANAFANCTVVHVTPVYPNGLDPLVYKTVLKQEVLPGSRPDNATMLSVKDLYAIGRVMETGRPLTETVMTIGGQNQLVRVGTPVGFLAAEAGAQVQPGDRAVLGGPLRGQAAANLEQGVDKNTYGLTLMRQDASLETTDNFCLGCGACERHCPARIMPGMISRCAEFKHFTRAEAYHIHSCMECGLCGYWCTARRPLLQYIRLAKYELALLAGAHAPVAPSSEDIKEQTGDAPC from the coding sequence ATGAGCAATTTCAACTTCAGCCTGTTGTGCGGCGAAACCGGGCCCCTGACAACGGCCTCCCGGCCGGACAGGCTGCGCCTTTCCCTGGAGGGTTCAACTCCGATTCTGGCCGTGGGCGATCAGGTACTGGCAGGGACCAAAGTGGCCGTGGGCAACGGCCCCGACAAGGGTGATCTACATGCTCCCCTGGCTGGAACTATCATCGAGCTTGAGCCCTACTCCATGCTTATTGAAGTGGACAACGGAGGCAAAGCCGAGCCCCATGCTCCCTGCGCCGAGGGAGGCGGTCCACTCAGGCAATGGCTCAAATCCATGGGCGTGGATGTGGGCGCGCTGTACAAGACTCCGACCCTCATCCTCAACGGAGTGCCGCCAGAGCCAGGAATATCCGTGTTCGAGCCCCTGCTGCGCGATTATCGCAAGACCCTGGAGATGGGATTGGAAGCGGTCCAAAAGGTGGTCGAGCCAACCAAGATTTTTCTGGTGGCGGCAAAAGGGAACCGGGCCAATGCGTTCGCCAACTGCACCGTGGTCCACGTCACCCCGGTCTACCCCAACGGACTCGATCCGCTGGTCTACAAGACGGTCCTCAAGCAGGAGGTTCTGCCGGGCTCCCGGCCGGATAACGCGACCATGCTCTCCGTCAAAGACCTGTACGCCATCGGCCGGGTCATGGAGACAGGCCGCCCCCTGACCGAGACGGTCATGACCATCGGCGGGCAAAACCAGCTCGTGCGAGTGGGAACGCCGGTAGGCTTTCTGGCAGCCGAGGCCGGGGCGCAGGTCCAGCCCGGCGATCGGGCCGTCCTGGGAGGCCCCCTGCGCGGACAGGCTGCGGCCAATCTGGAGCAGGGCGTGGACAAGAACACATACGGCCTGACGCTCATGCGCCAGGACGCCAGCCTGGAGACGACCGACAACTTCTGCCTCGGCTGCGGCGCTTGCGAACGCCACTGTCCGGCCCGGATCATGCCGGGCATGATCAGCCGCTGCGCCGAATTCAAGCATTTCACCCGGGCCGAGGCCTACCACATCCACTCCTGCATGGAGTGTGGCCTGTGCGGCTATTGGTGCACGGCCAGACGGCCTTTGCTGCAATATATCCGTCTTGCCAAATATGAACTCGCCCTGTTGGCCGGGGCCCATGCGCCTGTCGCCCCCTCGAGCGAAGATATCAAGGAGCAGACCGGAGACGCACCATGTTGA